The following coding sequences are from one Capsicum annuum cultivar UCD-10X-F1 chromosome 3, UCD10Xv1.1, whole genome shotgun sequence window:
- the LOC107863113 gene encoding protein DEFECTIVE IN MERISTEM SILENCING 3 isoform X4, whose protein sequence is MWLREGNRDTMQSGSGSVEAVIRHSKKLENEMKEIGLKIKHHEDNFGFLKVEMNKLDGSISDIQVELGQYLSESGTGSENKESSNGQNEEETTQQILKCDKSAAGIYCQLKPQIARLPSLKNVMGIVALLGKVDDDNLSRILSNYLGRETMLAVVCKTHDGLEALEKYDKDGFIDKSSGLHGLGASMGRPLNDRFVVICVQNLSPYAGEFIADDPEKKLSIKKPRYLNDEVPSGFIGFAVNMINIDSANLYCVTSTGHGLRETLFYKLFSRLQVYKTRADMLQALPVVTDGAVSLDGGIIKRYGVSFLGERDVEIKFPKSSGRSNLPENYFSTERQMKELKWKRERFFEDLQREQGLLDHAKLNFETKKREFIKFLEDSSSYVSATWLWRRLKEKQMMQLLLSTSCSDHQNLNNCISNMLMTYLMRFHFLERFGPISLAVCFQHILEKIRCLLCNM, encoded by the exons GCAATCGGGACACAATGCAAAGTGGTTCTGGTTCCGTTGAGGCAGTAATCCGCCATTCCAAG AAGCTTGAGAATGAAATGAAAGAGATAGGTCTCAAAATCAAGCACCATGAAGATAATTTCGGATTCCTAAAGGTTGAGATGAACAAGTTGGATGGTTCAATTTCAGACATTCAAG TTGAGCTTGGCCAGTATCTTTCAGAAAGTGGAACTGGTTCTGAAAATAAGGAATCTTCCAATGGGCAGAACGAGGAGGAGACCACTCAACAAATCTTAAAATGTGATAAATCTGCAGCTGGCATCTATTGCCAGCTGAAACCTCAGATTGCTCGTCTTCCATCGCTGAAGAACGTGATGGGAATTGTTGCTTTGCTTGGGAAAGTTGATGACGATAATCTCAGCAG GATTCTCTCCAATTATCTTGGGCGAGAAACAATGTTGGCAGTTGTTTGCAAGACACATGATGGACTTGAAGCACTGGAAAAATATGACAAGGATGGTTTTATAGATAAAAGTTCTGGTCTTCATGGACTTGGAGCTTCAATGGGGAGACCTTTGAATGATCGATTTGTCGTAATCTGTGTACAGAACTTGAG TCCCTACGCTGGTGAATTTATTGCCGATGACCCTGAGAAGAAACTTTCTATAAAGAAGCCAAGATATCTCAATGATGAAGTTCCTTCTGGATTTATTGGCTTTGCTGTCAATATGATCAATATTGACTCAGCGAACTTGTATTGTGTGACAAGCACTGGTCATGGGCTGAGAGAGACCCTCTTCTACAAACTTTTCTCACGGTTGCAAGTATACAAAACAAGGGCAGACATGCTGCAGGCACTACCTGTTGTAACTGATGGAGCTGTATCATTGGACGGTGGGATAATAAAGAGATATGGTGTATCTTTCCTAGGCGAGAG GGATGTAGAGATCAAATTTCCGAAGAGTTCCGGAAGGTCGAATCTACCTGAAAACTACTTTAGCACTGAGCGCCAAATGAAGGAGCTGAAATGGAAAAGAGAAAGATTTTTTGAAGATTTACAGAGAGAACAAGGATTGCTGGACCATGCGAAGCTCAACTTTGAAACAAAGAAACGGGAGTTTATCAAGTTTCTTGAAGATAGCTCATCCTATGTTTCCGCG ACGTGGTTGTGGAGAAGATTAAAGGAAAAGCAGATGATGCAGCTGCTGTTATCAACAAGCTGCTCAGATCACCAAAATCTGAACAACTGTATTTCAAATATGCTCATGACATACTTGATGCGGTTCCACTTCTTGGAGAGGTTCGGACCCATAAGCTTAGCAG tatgctttcaacatatcttggagaagatcagatgcttgctctGTAATATGTGA
- the LOC107863114 gene encoding pentatricopeptide repeat-containing protein At2g38420, mitochondrial: protein MSLCRRFFPCHIKLPYSSHSFSAGNNYYLRKRRKWPLSPYKAKWQQTFTHQLAMQKLIESVNKYPKTHLLSILIDSFSAYQSNPTPNAYYFILKILTQNPSTWDQIPQVLDHIRKVENFETPEYIFTYLIKFYGVSKMNYLAVEMFFTMPAFRCNPSVKSLNALIWVLCNNNCDLRIVLQVLVKSQFMNIWVEESTLMILIRALCTLGKANNAVDLLHLMVDSGFNLDGNICSLILSTMAEVKECQGVDIWGVLEEMRKLGYSPKRVDLCNVMRFCVINGKGMDALEVLNKMKMSRMVPDIVCYNLALNGLILEGEYSKADELFDELLVLGLVPVVVTYNVYISGLCKQDKVHEALRMLRCMEDLGCKPEMNTYNTILEALCRSRTMLSTAKEVFGQMKLKGLQLSSHTYELVVNCMIRNGEVGEAYNLLHEMVGMGFVPRSITFDGLIHLLCQRGWCSEAMELLSVMVTMNVVPGVRSREALVEALSDSSKMRNKEMHK from the coding sequence ATGTCTCTGTGCAGACGATTTTTCCCATGTCACATAAAACTGCCCTATTCTTCACATTCATTTTCAGCTGGAAACAACTACTATCTTCGTAAAAGAAGAAAATGGCCACTTTCACCTTACAAAGCCAAATGGCAACAAACCTTTACTCATCAATTAGCAATGCAAAAATTGATAGAATCAGTTAATAAATACCCTAAAACCCATCTTCTATCAATTCTTATTGACTCCTTTTCTGCCTACCAATCTAACCCCACTCCAAATGCATactattttatcctcaaaatactTACCCAGAACCCCTCCACATGGGATCAAATCCCTCAAGTTCTTGATCACATTCGCAAAGTTGAAAACTTTGAGACACCTGAATACATATTCACTTATTTGATTAAGTTTTATGGGGTTTCTAAAATGAACTATTTGGCAGTTGAGATGTTTTTCACTATGCCAGCTTTTAGATGTAACCCAAGTGTGAAATCTTTGAATGCTTTGATTTGGGTTCTCTGTAACAACAATTGTGATCTCAGGATTGTGCTCCAGGTTTTGGTTAAGAGTCAGTTTATGAACATTTGGGTTGAAGAATCAACGCTTATGATTTTGATTAGAGCTCTTTGTACCCTTGGAAAGGCAAATAATGCTGTTGATTTGTTGCATTTAATGGTGGATAGTGGGTTTAATCTTGATGGAAATATTTGTTCTTTGATTTTGTCTACAATGGCTGAAGTAAAGGAGTGTCAAGGGGTTGATATTTGGGGTGTTTTGGAAGAAATGAGGAAGTTAGGATACAGTCCAAAAAGGGTGGATTTGTGCAATGTGATGAGGTTTTGTGTGATAAATGGAAAAGGGATGGATGCTTTGGAGGTATTGAACAAGATGAAAATGAGTAGAATGGTGCCTGATATTGTATGTTATAATTTGGCTTTGAATGGATTGATTTTGGAAGGGGAGTATTCAAAGGCAGATGAACTGTTTGATGAATTGCTTGTACTGGGTTTGGTTCCTGTTGTTGTTACTTATAATGTGTATATTAGTGGCTTGTGTAAGCAGGATAAAGTGCATGAGGCATTAAGAATGCTTCGTTGTATGGAGGACTTAGGGTGTAAACCTGAAATGAACACTTACAACACaatattagaggctttgtgtagGAGTAGGACGATGTTATCTACTGCGAAAGAAGTTTTTGGGCAAATGAAATTAAAGGGTTTGCAACTCAGTTCACATACGTATGAGCTTGTAGTTAACTGCATGATTAGAAATGGTGAAGTTGGCGAAGCGTATAATCTACTACATGAGATGGTTGGCATGGGCTTCGTTCCTCGCTCGATTACATTTGATGGATTAATTCATCTTTTGTGCCAGAGGGGTTGGTGCTCCGAGGCGATGGAATTGCTAAGCGTAATGGTCACCATGAACGTTGTCCCTGGAGTTAGATCACGGGAAGCGTTAGTCGAAGCATTATCGGATTCCTCAAaaatgaggaacaaagaaatgcACAAGTAA
- the LOC107863113 gene encoding protein DEFECTIVE IN MERISTEM SILENCING 3 isoform X6, with translation MQSGSGSVEAVIRHSKKLENEMKEIGLKIKHHEDNFGFLKVEMNKLDGSISDIQVELGQYLSESGTGSENKESSNGQNEEETTQQILKCDKSAAGIYCQLKPQIARLPSLKNVMGIVALLGKVDDDNLSRILSNYLGRETMLAVVCKTHDGLEALEKYDKDGFIDKSSGLHGLGASMGRPLNDRFVVICVQNLSPYAGEFIADDPEKKLSIKKPRYLNDEVPSGFIGFAVNMINIDSANLYCVTSTGHGLRETLFYKLFSRLQVYKTRADMLQALPVVTDGAVSLDGGIIKRYGVSFLGERDVEIKFPKSSGRSNLPENYFSTERQMKELKWKRERFFEDLQREQGLLDHAKLNFETKKREFIKFLEDSSSYVSATWLWRRLKEKQMMQLLLSTSCSDHQNLNNCISNMLMTYLMRFHFLERFGPISLAVCFQHILEKIRCLLCNM, from the exons ATGCAAAGTGGTTCTGGTTCCGTTGAGGCAGTAATCCGCCATTCCAAG AAGCTTGAGAATGAAATGAAAGAGATAGGTCTCAAAATCAAGCACCATGAAGATAATTTCGGATTCCTAAAGGTTGAGATGAACAAGTTGGATGGTTCAATTTCAGACATTCAAG TTGAGCTTGGCCAGTATCTTTCAGAAAGTGGAACTGGTTCTGAAAATAAGGAATCTTCCAATGGGCAGAACGAGGAGGAGACCACTCAACAAATCTTAAAATGTGATAAATCTGCAGCTGGCATCTATTGCCAGCTGAAACCTCAGATTGCTCGTCTTCCATCGCTGAAGAACGTGATGGGAATTGTTGCTTTGCTTGGGAAAGTTGATGACGATAATCTCAGCAG GATTCTCTCCAATTATCTTGGGCGAGAAACAATGTTGGCAGTTGTTTGCAAGACACATGATGGACTTGAAGCACTGGAAAAATATGACAAGGATGGTTTTATAGATAAAAGTTCTGGTCTTCATGGACTTGGAGCTTCAATGGGGAGACCTTTGAATGATCGATTTGTCGTAATCTGTGTACAGAACTTGAG TCCCTACGCTGGTGAATTTATTGCCGATGACCCTGAGAAGAAACTTTCTATAAAGAAGCCAAGATATCTCAATGATGAAGTTCCTTCTGGATTTATTGGCTTTGCTGTCAATATGATCAATATTGACTCAGCGAACTTGTATTGTGTGACAAGCACTGGTCATGGGCTGAGAGAGACCCTCTTCTACAAACTTTTCTCACGGTTGCAAGTATACAAAACAAGGGCAGACATGCTGCAGGCACTACCTGTTGTAACTGATGGAGCTGTATCATTGGACGGTGGGATAATAAAGAGATATGGTGTATCTTTCCTAGGCGAGAG GGATGTAGAGATCAAATTTCCGAAGAGTTCCGGAAGGTCGAATCTACCTGAAAACTACTTTAGCACTGAGCGCCAAATGAAGGAGCTGAAATGGAAAAGAGAAAGATTTTTTGAAGATTTACAGAGAGAACAAGGATTGCTGGACCATGCGAAGCTCAACTTTGAAACAAAGAAACGGGAGTTTATCAAGTTTCTTGAAGATAGCTCATCCTATGTTTCCGCG ACGTGGTTGTGGAGAAGATTAAAGGAAAAGCAGATGATGCAGCTGCTGTTATCAACAAGCTGCTCAGATCACCAAAATCTGAACAACTGTATTTCAAATATGCTCATGACATACTTGATGCGGTTCCACTTCTTGGAGAGGTTCGGACCCATAAGCTTAGCAG tatgctttcaacatatcttggagaagatcagatgcttgctctGTAATATGTGA